One window of the Perca fluviatilis chromosome 5, GENO_Pfluv_1.0, whole genome shotgun sequence genome contains the following:
- the zbtb17 gene encoding zinc finger and BTB domain-containing protein 17 isoform X1 → MEFPWHSGKVLEQLNRQRKQGLLCDCTFVVDGVDFKAHKAVLAACSVYFRTLFLDQKDVVHLDISNAAGLGQVLEFMYTAKLTLSPQNVEDVLAVANFLQMQEIVNACSAYQSMANPAPSLITLDFAVEEKQGEVEQREELESDLAEVASQAEESPSIPSEDKEPPQNQETIKEDISTETHPTVSKPSPTRTHSGRGRHPKTTPISAQKKISVKKEEESAAKDAPGFQDDPSDADYAPKSQLKSAGSSSYMSSRGRRIRKPPRRNFPPDNYSEEEGTSKNKSEKKVVEPAEEAGEQQDDCAETGDGEADDEEGSGEEDDEVSEQVDGVDSGSERDGRQTQSASMSSRSESKPYSSVTHKCEDCGKKFTHTGNFKRHMRIHTGEKPFSCRDCNKAFSDPAACKAHEKTHSPLKPYCCSTCGKSYRQISLLNLHRKRHTGEARYSCEVCGKLFTTSGNLKRHQLVHSGEKPYHCDFCDKAFSDPTAKMRHLETHDTEKGNKCAYCDKRFNQPGNLKAHLKIHITDGPLKCKECGKQFTTSGNLKRHLRVHSGEKPYTCMHCQRAFSDPGALQRHERIHTGEKPCVCPICGKAFTQASSLIAHVRQHTGEKPYVCDRCGKRFVQSSQLANHIRHHDNVRPHKCQMCNKAFVNVGDLSKHIIIHTGEKPFLCDKCGRGFNRVDNLRSHVKTVHHGKAGMKRLVLAEGNTDEGADGCAGASTSDSEFNIVTVTTEDIVTLATEALAASAVAQLTVVPVATSVSADETEALKAEITKAVEKVQEADPNTQILYACDSCGDKFLDASSLAQHVRIHTAQALVMFQADSDFYQYTTATTAEGDSASTWQPTSGQVIQEGELIFRAQHGQGEAEGGMVVETQEEEEEEEEEGTGGVIHEEGREDEEVEAHTELHTEGNIEAAAEVEEEIEEEMECKSQA, encoded by the exons GTTTGGGTCAGGTCCTGGAGTTTATGTACACTGCCAAGCTGACTTTAAGTCCACAGAATGTAGAAGACGTGCTGGCTGTTGCAAACTTTCTACAGATGCAAGAAATTGTAAACGCCTGCTCTGCGTACCAGTCAATGGCAAATCCAGCTCCATCCCTCATAACACTGGATTTCGCCGTTG AAGAAAAACAAGGTGAAGTAGAGCAGAGAGAGGAACTGGAGAGTGACCTGGCAGAAGTGGCATCTCAAGCGGAGGAGAGTCCTAGTATCCCCTCAGAAGATAAAGAGCCCCCACAAAATCAGGAAACTATAAAGGAAGACATCTCCACTGAAACGCATCCCACTGTTTCCAAGCCCAGCCCCACTAGAACCCACTCAGGCCGAGGACGACACCCCAAAACCACCCCTATTTCTGCTCAAAAGAAGATATCTGTaaagaaggaagaagaaagtGCTGCAAAAGATGCACCTGGATTTCAGGACGACCCCTCCGATGCTGACTACGCGCCCA AATCACAGTTGAAATCCGCTGGCAGCTCATCCTACATGAGCTCTCGAGGGAGAAGAATCCGAAAACCTCCTCGACGAAACTTCCCACCTG ACAATTACTCAGAGGAAGAAGGCACATCAAAGAATAAATCTGAGAAGAAGGTGGTGGAGCCGGCAGAAGAGGCCGGAGAACAGCAGGACGACTGTGCAGAGACTGGCGACGGGGAAGCTGATGATGAAGAGGGCTCTGGAGAAGAAGACGATGAGGTTAGCGAGCAGGTGGATGGAGTCGATTCGGGCAGCGAAAGAGATGGGAGACAAACTCAGTCAGCGTCTATGAGCAGCCGATCGGAGTCGAAGCCTTACAGCTCCGTGACACACAAATGTGAG gACTGTGGGAAGAAATTCACCCACACTGGTAATTTCAAGAGACACATGCGtattcacacaggagagaagccgttCAGCTGTCGGGATTGTAACAAGGCTTTCTCTGACCCTGCAGCGTGTAAAGCCCATGAGAAAACACACAG CCCTCTGAAGCCGTACTGCTGCTCAACTTGTGGAAAGAGCTACCGCCAGATCAGCCTGCTCAACCTGCACCGCAAACGCCACACGGGCGAAGCGCGGTACAGCTGCGAAGTGTGCGGCAAGCTCTTCACCACGTCCGGCAACCTGAAGCGCCACCAGCTGGTGCACAGCGGCGAGAAGCCGTACCACTGCGACTTCTGCGACAAGGCCTTCTCTGACCCCACCGCCAAGATGCGACATCTGGAGACGCACGACACAGAGAAGGGCAACAAGTGTGCATACTGCGACAAACGCTTCAACCAG CCGGGAAATCTGAAGGCCCACCTAAAGATCCATATCACAGACGGGCCTCTCAAGTGCAAGGAATGTGGCAAACAGTTTACTACCTCAG GAAATCTGAAGAGACACCTGCGAGTCCACAGTGGGGAGAAACCATACACCTGTATGCACTGCCAGAGAGCTTTCAGTGACCCTGGAGCTCTGCAGCGGCATGAACGCATCCACACAG GAGAGAAGCCCTGTGTCTGTCCTATCTGTGGCAAGGCCTTCACCCAGGCCAGCTCACTCATCGCTCACGTCCGCCAGCACACCGGAGAGAAGCCCTACGTGTGTGATCGCTGTGGCAAAAG GTTCGTGCAGTCCAGTCAACTGGCCAATCACATCCGGCATCACGACAACGTCCGGCCGCACAAGTGTCAGATGTGCAACAAGGCATTTGTTAATGTAGGAGACCTGTCGAAGCACATTATCATTCACACAG GGGAGAAACCTTTCCTGTGTGATAAATGCGGCAGAGGGTTCAACCGGGTGGATAATCTGCGCTCCCACGTCAAAACCGTCCACCACGGCAAGGCCGGCATGAAGCGGCTGGTGTTAGCCGAGGGCAACACGGACGAGGGGGCTGATGGGTGCGCAGGGGCGTCCACCTCTGATAGCGAGTTTAACATAGTTACCGTCACCACAGAGGACATCGTCACCCTGGCAACCGAGGCCTTGGCAGCCAGTGCTGTAGCTCAGCTGACAG TAGTTCCAGTGGCTACTTCAGTGTCTGCAGATGAGACGGAGGCTTTGAAAGCGGAAATCACCAAGGCAGTGGAGAAAGTGCAAGAAGCAG ATCCCAACACCCAGATCTTGTACGCTTGTGATTCATGTGGCGATAAATTCTTGGACGCCAGCTCCCTCGCCCAGCACGTCCGCATCCACACAGCTCAGGCCTTGGTCATGTTTCAGGCAGATTCCGACTTCTACCAATACACCACAGCCACCACCGCTGAGGGGGATTCTGCCTCGACATGGCAACCCACATCTGGACAAGTCATCCAGGAAGGAGAGCTGATCTTCCGTGCCCAGCATGGACagggagaggcagagggagggaTGGTGGTGGagacacaagaagaagaagaagaagaagaagaagaagggacaGGAGGGGTGATCCatgaggaggggagggaggatgAAGAGGTGGAAGCCCACACTGAGCTCCACACAGAAGGAAACATTGAAGCTGCAGCAGAGGTAGAGGAGGAAATAGAAGAGGAGATGGAATGTAAGAGTCAGGCGTAG
- the zbtb17 gene encoding zinc finger and BTB domain-containing protein 17 isoform X2: MEFPWHSGKVLEQLNRQRKQGLLCDCTFVVDGVDFKAHKAVLAACSVYFRTLFLDQKDVVHLDISNAAGLGQVLEFMYTAKLTLSPQNVEDVLAVANFLQMQEIVNACSAYQSMANPAPSLITLDFAVEKQGEVEQREELESDLAEVASQAEESPSIPSEDKEPPQNQETIKEDISTETHPTVSKPSPTRTHSGRGRHPKTTPISAQKKISVKKEEESAAKDAPGFQDDPSDADYAPKSQLKSAGSSSYMSSRGRRIRKPPRRNFPPDNYSEEEGTSKNKSEKKVVEPAEEAGEQQDDCAETGDGEADDEEGSGEEDDEVSEQVDGVDSGSERDGRQTQSASMSSRSESKPYSSVTHKCEDCGKKFTHTGNFKRHMRIHTGEKPFSCRDCNKAFSDPAACKAHEKTHSPLKPYCCSTCGKSYRQISLLNLHRKRHTGEARYSCEVCGKLFTTSGNLKRHQLVHSGEKPYHCDFCDKAFSDPTAKMRHLETHDTEKGNKCAYCDKRFNQPGNLKAHLKIHITDGPLKCKECGKQFTTSGNLKRHLRVHSGEKPYTCMHCQRAFSDPGALQRHERIHTGEKPCVCPICGKAFTQASSLIAHVRQHTGEKPYVCDRCGKRFVQSSQLANHIRHHDNVRPHKCQMCNKAFVNVGDLSKHIIIHTGEKPFLCDKCGRGFNRVDNLRSHVKTVHHGKAGMKRLVLAEGNTDEGADGCAGASTSDSEFNIVTVTTEDIVTLATEALAASAVAQLTVVPVATSVSADETEALKAEITKAVEKVQEADPNTQILYACDSCGDKFLDASSLAQHVRIHTAQALVMFQADSDFYQYTTATTAEGDSASTWQPTSGQVIQEGELIFRAQHGQGEAEGGMVVETQEEEEEEEEEGTGGVIHEEGREDEEVEAHTELHTEGNIEAAAEVEEEIEEEMECKSQA; the protein is encoded by the exons GTTTGGGTCAGGTCCTGGAGTTTATGTACACTGCCAAGCTGACTTTAAGTCCACAGAATGTAGAAGACGTGCTGGCTGTTGCAAACTTTCTACAGATGCAAGAAATTGTAAACGCCTGCTCTGCGTACCAGTCAATGGCAAATCCAGCTCCATCCCTCATAACACTGGATTTCGCCGTTG AAAAACAAGGTGAAGTAGAGCAGAGAGAGGAACTGGAGAGTGACCTGGCAGAAGTGGCATCTCAAGCGGAGGAGAGTCCTAGTATCCCCTCAGAAGATAAAGAGCCCCCACAAAATCAGGAAACTATAAAGGAAGACATCTCCACTGAAACGCATCCCACTGTTTCCAAGCCCAGCCCCACTAGAACCCACTCAGGCCGAGGACGACACCCCAAAACCACCCCTATTTCTGCTCAAAAGAAGATATCTGTaaagaaggaagaagaaagtGCTGCAAAAGATGCACCTGGATTTCAGGACGACCCCTCCGATGCTGACTACGCGCCCA AATCACAGTTGAAATCCGCTGGCAGCTCATCCTACATGAGCTCTCGAGGGAGAAGAATCCGAAAACCTCCTCGACGAAACTTCCCACCTG ACAATTACTCAGAGGAAGAAGGCACATCAAAGAATAAATCTGAGAAGAAGGTGGTGGAGCCGGCAGAAGAGGCCGGAGAACAGCAGGACGACTGTGCAGAGACTGGCGACGGGGAAGCTGATGATGAAGAGGGCTCTGGAGAAGAAGACGATGAGGTTAGCGAGCAGGTGGATGGAGTCGATTCGGGCAGCGAAAGAGATGGGAGACAAACTCAGTCAGCGTCTATGAGCAGCCGATCGGAGTCGAAGCCTTACAGCTCCGTGACACACAAATGTGAG gACTGTGGGAAGAAATTCACCCACACTGGTAATTTCAAGAGACACATGCGtattcacacaggagagaagccgttCAGCTGTCGGGATTGTAACAAGGCTTTCTCTGACCCTGCAGCGTGTAAAGCCCATGAGAAAACACACAG CCCTCTGAAGCCGTACTGCTGCTCAACTTGTGGAAAGAGCTACCGCCAGATCAGCCTGCTCAACCTGCACCGCAAACGCCACACGGGCGAAGCGCGGTACAGCTGCGAAGTGTGCGGCAAGCTCTTCACCACGTCCGGCAACCTGAAGCGCCACCAGCTGGTGCACAGCGGCGAGAAGCCGTACCACTGCGACTTCTGCGACAAGGCCTTCTCTGACCCCACCGCCAAGATGCGACATCTGGAGACGCACGACACAGAGAAGGGCAACAAGTGTGCATACTGCGACAAACGCTTCAACCAG CCGGGAAATCTGAAGGCCCACCTAAAGATCCATATCACAGACGGGCCTCTCAAGTGCAAGGAATGTGGCAAACAGTTTACTACCTCAG GAAATCTGAAGAGACACCTGCGAGTCCACAGTGGGGAGAAACCATACACCTGTATGCACTGCCAGAGAGCTTTCAGTGACCCTGGAGCTCTGCAGCGGCATGAACGCATCCACACAG GAGAGAAGCCCTGTGTCTGTCCTATCTGTGGCAAGGCCTTCACCCAGGCCAGCTCACTCATCGCTCACGTCCGCCAGCACACCGGAGAGAAGCCCTACGTGTGTGATCGCTGTGGCAAAAG GTTCGTGCAGTCCAGTCAACTGGCCAATCACATCCGGCATCACGACAACGTCCGGCCGCACAAGTGTCAGATGTGCAACAAGGCATTTGTTAATGTAGGAGACCTGTCGAAGCACATTATCATTCACACAG GGGAGAAACCTTTCCTGTGTGATAAATGCGGCAGAGGGTTCAACCGGGTGGATAATCTGCGCTCCCACGTCAAAACCGTCCACCACGGCAAGGCCGGCATGAAGCGGCTGGTGTTAGCCGAGGGCAACACGGACGAGGGGGCTGATGGGTGCGCAGGGGCGTCCACCTCTGATAGCGAGTTTAACATAGTTACCGTCACCACAGAGGACATCGTCACCCTGGCAACCGAGGCCTTGGCAGCCAGTGCTGTAGCTCAGCTGACAG TAGTTCCAGTGGCTACTTCAGTGTCTGCAGATGAGACGGAGGCTTTGAAAGCGGAAATCACCAAGGCAGTGGAGAAAGTGCAAGAAGCAG ATCCCAACACCCAGATCTTGTACGCTTGTGATTCATGTGGCGATAAATTCTTGGACGCCAGCTCCCTCGCCCAGCACGTCCGCATCCACACAGCTCAGGCCTTGGTCATGTTTCAGGCAGATTCCGACTTCTACCAATACACCACAGCCACCACCGCTGAGGGGGATTCTGCCTCGACATGGCAACCCACATCTGGACAAGTCATCCAGGAAGGAGAGCTGATCTTCCGTGCCCAGCATGGACagggagaggcagagggagggaTGGTGGTGGagacacaagaagaagaagaagaagaagaagaagaagggacaGGAGGGGTGATCCatgaggaggggagggaggatgAAGAGGTGGAAGCCCACACTGAGCTCCACACAGAAGGAAACATTGAAGCTGCAGCAGAGGTAGAGGAGGAAATAGAAGAGGAGATGGAATGTAAGAGTCAGGCGTAG